A window from Enterocloster bolteae encodes these proteins:
- a CDS encoding polysaccharide deacetylase family protein, with protein MKLQKRKKQYGTVGKYCGRDLYIKRTVRGRLQRRIGLRRGKNRYLCLAIICVCLLATGGLLFKMRILLGDREISTTASAAESASASGKEASSSPGEKASLSLFDKTDELLAQVDRAVSQYDYDRAVELLVGNGADKEDPRIGEKLSDIEAVKKTLVEQDIYQITHIFFHILVEDPGRTFLDTAQGKGYNSVMTTVPEFEAILTQMYQRGYVLVGIHDLAEVSEDETGMEQMRAKKILLPPGKKAFVMSQDDVNYYEYMEGSGCARKILLDDRGKPVCEYMDQDGTVWIGEYDLVPILDRFVEEHPDFSYRGAKAILALTGYNGVLGYRTDETYDPASPNYDPDMKPNPNIEEDRAYVKKLTQALKEDGYEFASHSWGHRDYGKIDLEHMKADIERWEKNVAPLLPDPCDIMIYPFGSDVGDWRPYTEENEKYRYLQSLGFRYFCNVDSRPYWVETGGQFLRQARRNLDGYRLWMDYGCGANRLSDLIDVNTVFDARRPTPVGWK; from the coding sequence ATGAAATTGCAAAAGAGAAAAAAGCAGTACGGAACAGTAGGGAAATATTGCGGCAGGGATTTGTATATTAAAAGAACAGTTAGAGGGAGACTACAGAGAAGGATAGGCCTAAGAAGAGGTAAGAACCGATACCTCTGCCTGGCTATAATTTGCGTCTGCCTGCTGGCTACAGGCGGTCTGTTGTTTAAAATGAGAATACTTCTGGGTGATAGGGAAATATCGACCACGGCATCTGCCGCAGAGTCAGCTTCGGCTTCTGGCAAGGAAGCTTCGTCATCTCCTGGTGAGAAAGCTTCACTATCCTTATTTGACAAGACGGATGAACTGCTGGCCCAGGTGGATAGAGCCGTTTCCCAGTATGACTATGACAGGGCTGTGGAGCTGCTTGTAGGAAACGGGGCTGATAAGGAAGATCCGAGGATTGGGGAAAAACTTTCTGATATTGAAGCGGTAAAGAAAACTCTGGTGGAACAGGACATTTACCAGATTACCCATATATTCTTTCATATTCTGGTAGAAGACCCAGGAAGGACATTTCTAGACACAGCCCAGGGCAAGGGCTACAATTCTGTGATGACCACGGTTCCGGAATTTGAAGCGATCCTGACTCAGATGTATCAGAGAGGTTATGTGCTGGTCGGCATTCACGATTTGGCGGAGGTGAGTGAGGACGAAACAGGGATGGAACAGATGAGAGCGAAGAAAATCCTGCTTCCCCCGGGCAAAAAAGCATTTGTTATGAGCCAGGATGATGTCAATTACTATGAATACATGGAGGGGTCTGGCTGCGCGCGTAAAATACTTTTGGATGATCGTGGGAAACCAGTTTGCGAATACATGGATCAGGATGGAACTGTCTGGATTGGGGAATATGACTTAGTTCCCATTCTCGACCGTTTCGTGGAGGAACATCCGGATTTTAGCTACAGAGGGGCCAAGGCAATCTTGGCCCTGACTGGATATAACGGTGTCCTGGGATACCGCACCGATGAAACGTACGATCCGGCTTCTCCAAACTATGATCCAGACATGAAACCAAATCCCAATATCGAGGAAGACCGGGCCTATGTAAAAAAACTAACACAGGCACTGAAAGAGGATGGTTATGAGTTTGCTTCCCACTCCTGGGGACATCGGGATTACGGGAAAATTGACCTTGAACATATGAAAGCAGATATTGAGCGATGGGAAAAGAATGTGGCTCCTCTGCTTCCCGATCCCTGCGACATCATGATTTATCCCTTTGGATCCGATGTGGGGGACTGGAGGCCCTATACGGAAGAAAATGAAAAATACCGATACTTGCAGAGCCTGGGCTTCAGGTACTTCTGTAATGTGGATTCCAGACCATATTGGGTGGAAACAGGAGGCCAGTTCCTCCGGCAGGCCAGACGGAACCTGGACGGCTACCGGCTGTGGATGGATTATGGCTGCGGTGCAAATAGGCTGTCCGACTTAATTGATGTGAATACGGTATTTGATGCGCGCAGGCCAACACCGGTTGGATGGAAGTAA